The DNA segment TGGCTTGTGGCCGAATGGCTTCTGGTGATCCTGATCGGCCTATTGCCGGTCCTGCTTTGGGCTGTTCCGACCCCATTGGGCAATCTGGTCGACCTTGTCGATTGGAAAACGGTCGCGGCACTTGCAGGGTTGATGGTGCTCAGCCGCGGATTGGAACTCTCGGGGCTGATTGACCGTCTTGGCCGCATGGTCCTTGCAAGGCTGCGCAGTGAACGTGGCCTTGCGGTCGCCCTTGTGGTGTTCGCGGCCCTGCTGTCTGCGGTGGTGACAAATGATGTCGCACTTTTTGTGACCGTGCCGCTGACCCTTGGGCTGGCGCGGGTTGCCGCTTTGCCTGTGGCGCGGCTGGTCATCTTTCAGGCGCTGGCGGTGAATGCAGGCTCGGCGATCTCGCCTGTCGGCAATCCACAAAATCTGTTCCTGTGGCAACGCTCGGGGTTGGGGTTTGTCGAATTCACGCTCGCCATGCTGCCCATCGCCGGGGCCATGCTGGTGCTGGTGCTCGCACTTGTCCCGCTTGGTTTTGGGCAGGCCCGACTGGCCATGCCGGATGCGACACGCCAGTTGGCGGTGCGGCAGCCGCTGATGCTGGTCTCTCTTGTGGCCTATCCGGTATTTCTTATCGCTGTGAATGCGGGG comes from the Roseinatronobacter monicus genome and includes:
- a CDS encoding SLC13 family permease codes for the protein MRRIRAWLVAEWLLVILIGLLPVLLWAVPTPLGNLVDLVDWKTVAALAGLMVLSRGLELSGLIDRLGRMVLARLRSERGLAVALVVFAALLSAVVTNDVALFVTVPLTLGLARVAALPVARLVIFQALAVNAGSAISPVGNPQNLFLWQRSGLGFVEFTLAMLPIAGAMLVLVLALVPLGFGQARLAMPDATRQLAVRQPLMLVSLVAYPVFLIAVNAGFALIGAGLVIGAFALAFRHVLRGVDWPLLLVFILMFINLGLLGQLPAVAALAISAMDWPGGAYAFGAVLSQGMSNVPAAIFLAPFTEDWRALAWGVNVGGFGLAIGSLANLIALRLGRQPGIWRQFHLWSLPMFGASLAVGAVLLTL